A window of the Streptomyces sp. Ag109_O5-10 genome harbors these coding sequences:
- a CDS encoding D-2-hydroxyacid dehydrogenase: MTPPVPTLLVLDADPPPRLGRLTGRARIVHTDAAGLAARLPAADVLLVWDFASPAVREAWPGEGPRPGWVHTASAGVDHLMCPELAASDTVVTNARGVFDAPIAEYVAALVLAVAKDLPRTLDLQRERTWRHREARRVAGTRACVVGSGPIGRAIVRALKALGVTTALVGRVPRTGIHGPDDLDRLMSRADWVIAAAPLTEQTYGMFDAHRFGVMQPSACFINVGRGGLVDEEALVRALTRRWIAAAALDVFATEPLPADSPLWNVPGLLVSPHMSGDTVGWRDELGSQFVELYERWAAGRSLLNVVDKKRGYVRGH, from the coding sequence ATGACACCGCCCGTGCCCACTCTGCTGGTCCTCGACGCCGACCCGCCCCCGCGGCTCGGCCGGCTCACCGGCCGCGCCCGGATCGTGCACACCGACGCGGCGGGCCTGGCGGCGCGGCTGCCGGCGGCGGACGTCCTGCTCGTCTGGGACTTCGCCTCGCCCGCCGTCCGCGAGGCCTGGCCCGGCGAGGGGCCCCGGCCGGGCTGGGTGCACACGGCGAGCGCGGGCGTCGACCATCTGATGTGCCCGGAGCTGGCCGCGTCCGACACGGTCGTCACCAACGCGCGCGGGGTCTTCGACGCGCCCATCGCCGAGTACGTGGCCGCGCTGGTACTGGCCGTCGCCAAGGACCTGCCCCGGACCCTGGACCTCCAGCGGGAGCGGACCTGGCGGCACCGCGAGGCGCGCCGGGTGGCCGGCACGCGCGCGTGCGTGGTCGGTTCCGGGCCGATCGGCAGGGCGATCGTCCGCGCCCTCAAGGCGCTCGGCGTCACCACGGCCCTCGTCGGCCGCGTCCCGCGCACCGGCATCCACGGCCCGGACGACCTGGACCGGCTGATGTCCCGCGCGGACTGGGTCATCGCCGCCGCTCCGCTGACCGAGCAGACGTACGGCATGTTCGACGCGCACCGCTTCGGCGTGATGCAGCCGTCGGCCTGCTTCATCAACGTCGGCCGGGGCGGGCTGGTCGACGAGGAGGCCCTGGTCCGGGCGCTGACCCGGCGCTGGATCGCCGCCGCGGCCCTGGACGTCTTCGCGACCGAGCCGCTGCCCGCCGACAGCCCGTTGTGGAACGTGCCGGGCCTGCTGGTCTCGCCCCACATGAGCGGGGACACAGTGGGCTGGCGGGACGAACTGGGCTCCCAGTTCGTGGAGTTGTACGAGCGGTGGGCGGCGGGCAGGTCCCTGCTGAACGTGGTGGACAAGAAGCGCGGTTACGTACGCGGTCACTGA
- a CDS encoding aspartate/glutamate racemase family protein codes for MDVSFLGGPRPQRGVGVVAPFDFALDRELWRWVPDDVSLHLTRTPFVPVEVSLDLARLVSEHETLGEAVRALTAVAPEVVAYACTSGSFVGGIAGERAMCEAMARSGAVPALTTSGALLDALTELGVRRLALVTPYTVSVTRVLEEYVAEAGVQVAGCAFMGLTRHIWQVPYRDVVAMARQAVRPGAADALFISCTNLSTYDVIPQLEAELRIPVLSANQVTMWAALRRLGTRAVGPYQALIRHLDESAARDWPVLPEEQQEGWT; via the coding sequence ATGGACGTCTCCTTTCTGGGCGGACCTCGTCCCCAGCGCGGTGTCGGCGTCGTGGCGCCCTTCGACTTCGCGCTCGACCGTGAGCTGTGGCGATGGGTGCCGGACGACGTCTCCCTGCATCTGACCAGGACACCGTTCGTGCCGGTCGAGGTCAGCCTGGACCTGGCCCGGCTGGTCAGCGAGCACGAGACCCTCGGCGAGGCGGTACGCGCGCTGACCGCGGTCGCGCCCGAGGTCGTCGCCTACGCCTGCACCTCCGGCAGCTTCGTCGGCGGCATCGCGGGCGAGCGGGCGATGTGCGAGGCGATGGCCCGCTCCGGCGCGGTGCCCGCCCTCACCACCTCCGGGGCGCTCCTCGACGCGCTGACCGAGCTGGGCGTACGACGGCTGGCGCTGGTCACGCCCTACACGGTCTCGGTGACCCGGGTCCTGGAGGAGTACGTGGCGGAGGCGGGCGTACAGGTCGCCGGCTGCGCGTTCATGGGTCTGACCAGGCACATCTGGCAGGTGCCGTACCGGGACGTGGTGGCCATGGCCCGGCAGGCGGTACGGCCCGGGGCCGCCGACGCCCTGTTCATCTCCTGCACCAACCTCTCCACCTACGACGTCATCCCCCAGCTGGAGGCCGAGCTGCGGATACCCGTCCTGTCGGCCAACCAGGTCACGATGTGGGCGGCGCTGCGCAGGCTGGGTACCCGAGCGGTGGGCCCTTATCAGGCGCTGATCCGTCACCTGGACGAATCGGCGGCGCGTGACTGGCCCGTACTGCCGGAAGAACAGCAGGAAGGGTGGACATGA
- a CDS encoding aspartate/glutamate racemase family protein has protein sequence MTALGLLYPGHSAEDDYPRIEQLLGSDIRVDVVHTDIGEDAHRVDALREMGTEERLAAGVAELRLAGADAVVWACTSGSFVYGWEGAQQQVRALAMAAGMPASSTSFAFVHAARELGVRRVAVGATYPEDVASLFAEFLRAGGLEVTGVRSSGIVTAAEVGTWGEEEVLTLARAADVGEAEAVLLPDTALHTAAHVSLLEKALSKPVLTANQVTVWEGLRLADRRVNAPSLGTLFTREPIVQA, from the coding sequence ATGACAGCGCTCGGACTCCTCTATCCGGGACACTCCGCGGAGGACGACTACCCCCGTATCGAACAGCTCCTCGGCAGCGACATCCGGGTGGACGTCGTCCACACCGACATCGGCGAGGACGCGCACCGGGTGGACGCGCTCCGCGAGATGGGGACCGAGGAACGGCTGGCCGCCGGGGTGGCGGAGCTACGGCTCGCGGGTGCGGACGCGGTGGTGTGGGCGTGCACCAGCGGCAGCTTCGTGTACGGCTGGGAGGGCGCCCAGCAGCAGGTCCGGGCGCTCGCCATGGCGGCCGGGATGCCCGCGTCGTCCACCTCCTTCGCGTTCGTGCACGCGGCGCGGGAACTCGGGGTACGGCGGGTGGCGGTCGGCGCGACCTACCCCGAGGACGTGGCGTCCCTCTTCGCCGAGTTCCTCCGGGCCGGAGGCCTGGAGGTGACCGGCGTGCGGTCCTCGGGGATAGTGACGGCGGCGGAGGTGGGGACGTGGGGTGAGGAGGAGGTCCTGACCCTGGCGCGGGCCGCGGACGTGGGGGAGGCCGAGGCGGTCCTCCTCCCGGACACGGCACTGCACACGGCGGCCCACGTGTCCCTCCTGGAGAAGGCCCTCTCCAAGCCGGTGCTCACGGCGAACCAGGTGACCGTCTGGGAGGGCCTCCGCCTGGCCGACCGCCGGGTCAACGCCCCGTCCCTCGGCACCCTCTTCACCCGCGAACCGATCGTCCAGGCCTGA
- a CDS encoding LLM class flavin-dependent oxidoreductase, which translates to MSADEIRGITHGTAPVPLSVLDLVTVGTGSTATDALRTSASLARLTESRGFHRYWVAEHHSMPGVASSSPAVILANLAAHTERIRLGSGGVMLPNHAPLVIAEQFGTLEALAPGRVDLGLGRAPGTDGATAAALRRTPTLNEGADDFPQQLAELLRFLDDDFPDGHPYRKIHAIPGPVQATTPGGVQSPHRPPVWLLGSSGFSARLAGMLGLPFAFAHHFSAQNTVPALDLYRESFSPSAVLDEPYALIGVSVLAVDEEREARRQVRAGAVNMLRLRTGRPGLFPDPDDVEKHEFSPMEEEFVHSWTANIVHGTADEVRAGLDDLQKRTGADELMLTTHAHRGELRLRSYELVADAYGLPAGASA; encoded by the coding sequence GTGTCGGCAGACGAGATCCGGGGCATCACGCACGGGACGGCCCCCGTCCCTCTCTCCGTACTGGACCTGGTGACCGTCGGCACGGGCAGTACCGCCACCGACGCCCTGCGCACCAGCGCCTCGCTCGCGCGGCTCACCGAGTCGCGCGGCTTCCACCGGTACTGGGTCGCCGAGCACCACTCGATGCCCGGCGTGGCCTCCTCCTCACCCGCCGTGATCCTCGCGAACCTCGCCGCCCACACCGAGCGGATCCGGCTCGGGTCGGGCGGTGTGATGCTCCCCAACCACGCGCCGCTCGTGATCGCCGAGCAGTTCGGCACGCTGGAGGCGCTGGCGCCGGGGCGGGTCGACCTGGGGCTCGGGCGGGCGCCGGGCACCGACGGCGCCACCGCCGCCGCCCTGCGCCGGACCCCGACCCTCAACGAGGGCGCCGACGACTTCCCCCAGCAGCTCGCCGAGCTGCTCCGGTTCCTGGACGACGACTTCCCGGACGGGCACCCGTACCGGAAGATCCACGCCATCCCCGGGCCCGTCCAGGCCACCACCCCCGGCGGGGTGCAGTCGCCGCACCGCCCGCCCGTCTGGCTGCTCGGCTCCTCCGGGTTCAGCGCCCGGCTCGCCGGCATGCTCGGGCTGCCGTTCGCCTTCGCGCACCACTTCTCCGCGCAGAACACCGTCCCGGCCCTCGACCTGTACCGCGAGTCCTTCAGCCCGTCCGCAGTCCTCGACGAGCCCTACGCCCTCATCGGCGTGTCCGTCCTCGCCGTGGACGAGGAGCGCGAGGCGCGGCGGCAGGTGCGGGCCGGTGCGGTGAACATGCTGCGGCTGCGCACCGGGCGGCCCGGCCTGTTCCCCGACCCCGACGACGTCGAGAAGCACGAGTTCTCCCCGATGGAGGAGGAGTTCGTGCACTCCTGGACCGCCAACATCGTGCACGGCACCGCCGACGAGGTCCGCGCCGGCCTCGACGACCTGCAGAAGCGCACCGGCGCCGACGAGCTGATGCTCACCACCCACGCCCACCGCGGCGAGCTGCGCCTGCGCTCCTACGAACTGGTCGCCGACGCCTACGGTTTGCCGGCCGGGGCGTCCGCGTAG
- a CDS encoding bifunctional diguanylate cyclase/phosphodiesterase produces MSGTSEGPTPAADLDRSAVTESDNTYRKSYEKTDETTDAQTAPATYEHAFAAAALPMAMVDREGLVTAANEAFATLIGADQAGLPGRIAADLVDLASDARTWHAYREVLRGRQARLRCTRRLKHPDGHSVWTQVTIAPLAKDVPGVLISVSDISARRELQARLRHLQMHDPVTRLPNRTLFFERLSAALEAESYEQSGTGRIGLCYLDLDGFKAVNDTLGHRVGDRLLAAVAERLTRVADEAGFARAGAPLVARLGGDEFALLVEDSTGTEQLADLAESALAALQAPFDLAGQRLSLSASIGVVERHAAGTTATGLMQAADTTLYWAKADGKSRWTLFDPERNAHLVTRQALSSTLRPAIERGEFVLEYQPLVGMGDGRLSGVEALVRWHHPEFGTLAPNRFIGLAEEDGSIVPLGRWALTTACRQARRWQLDHPGEPPIFVSVNVAVRQVWDSDLVADVAETLAETGLAPHLLQLELTESAVMGSAGRPLQALQALSDMGVRIAIDDFGTGYSNLAYLSRLPVSVLKLDGSFVRGFQYDDPGDRPNPADEVVVEAMIQLAHRLGLTVTAECVETSAQASRLRHIGCDTGQGWLYSRPVTADRISELLDTGTYADAPAGKP; encoded by the coding sequence GTGAGCGGAACGTCCGAAGGGCCGACGCCCGCGGCAGACCTCGACCGGTCAGCCGTCACAGAGAGTGACAATACCTACCGGAAGTCGTACGAGAAGACAGACGAAACGACAGACGCGCAGACAGCGCCGGCGACCTACGAGCACGCCTTCGCGGCCGCCGCGCTGCCCATGGCCATGGTCGACCGCGAAGGGCTGGTCACCGCCGCCAACGAGGCGTTCGCCACCCTGATCGGCGCCGATCAGGCCGGGCTGCCCGGGCGGATCGCCGCGGACCTGGTGGACCTGGCCTCCGACGCCCGTACCTGGCACGCCTACCGTGAGGTACTGCGCGGCCGGCAGGCCAGGCTGCGCTGCACCCGCCGGCTGAAGCACCCCGACGGGCACTCGGTCTGGACCCAGGTCACCATCGCCCCGCTGGCCAAGGACGTGCCGGGCGTGCTGATCTCGGTCTCCGACATCAGTGCCCGCCGCGAACTCCAGGCCCGGCTGCGGCACTTGCAGATGCACGACCCGGTGACCCGGCTGCCCAACCGGACGCTGTTCTTCGAGCGGCTGTCGGCCGCGCTGGAGGCGGAGTCGTACGAGCAGAGCGGCACCGGCCGGATCGGCCTGTGCTACCTGGACCTGGACGGCTTCAAGGCGGTCAACGACACCCTCGGCCACCGGGTCGGCGACCGCCTGCTGGCGGCCGTCGCCGAACGGCTGACCCGGGTCGCCGACGAGGCCGGCTTCGCGCGGGCCGGGGCGCCGCTGGTGGCCCGGCTCGGCGGCGACGAGTTCGCCCTGCTGGTCGAGGACTCCACGGGCACGGAGCAGCTGGCCGACCTCGCGGAGTCCGCCCTCGCGGCCCTCCAGGCGCCGTTCGACCTGGCCGGTCAACGGCTGTCGCTGTCGGCGTCGATCGGGGTGGTGGAGCGGCACGCCGCCGGCACCACCGCCACCGGCCTGATGCAGGCCGCCGACACGACGCTGTACTGGGCGAAGGCCGACGGCAAGTCCCGCTGGACGCTGTTCGACCCGGAGCGCAACGCCCACCTGGTGACCCGGCAGGCGCTCTCCTCCACCCTCCGCCCGGCCATCGAGCGCGGCGAGTTCGTGCTGGAGTACCAGCCGCTGGTGGGCATGGGGGACGGCCGGCTCAGCGGGGTCGAAGCCCTTGTCCGCTGGCACCACCCGGAGTTCGGCACACTAGCGCCGAATCGGTTCATCGGATTGGCGGAGGAGGACGGCTCGATCGTCCCGCTCGGCCGCTGGGCCCTGACCACCGCCTGCCGGCAGGCCCGCCGCTGGCAGCTGGACCACCCCGGCGAGCCGCCGATCTTCGTCAGTGTGAACGTGGCGGTCCGCCAGGTCTGGGACTCCGACCTGGTCGCGGACGTGGCGGAGACGCTGGCCGAGACCGGTCTGGCCCCGCACCTGCTCCAGCTGGAGCTGACGGAGTCGGCGGTCATGGGCTCGGCGGGCCGCCCGCTCCAGGCCCTCCAGGCCCTCAGCGACATGGGGGTGCGCATCGCCATCGACGACTTCGGCACCGGCTACTCGAACCTGGCGTACCTGAGCCGGCTCCCGGTGTCGGTCCTCAAGCTGGACGGTTCCTTCGTCCGGGGCTTCCAGTACGACGACCCGGGCGACCGCCCCAACCCGGCCGACGAGGTGGTGGTGGAGGCGATGATCCAGCTGGCCCACCGCCTGGGGCTCACCGTCACCGCGGAATGCGTCGAGACCTCGGCGCAGGCCTCCCGGCTCCGCCACATCGGCTGCGACACCGGCCAGGGGTGGCTCTACTCCCGGCCGGTGACGGCGGATCGTATCTCCGAGCTGCTGGACACCGGGACCTACGCGGACGCCCCGGCCGGCAAACCGTAG